TAGCGATACTTACGCTACGATGCCGGTAAAGCGAACAGAAACTCAATCCATAAAAAGTAAGGGCCAAATAATGCTGGAAAAAGCCGAAGAAGCCGATCTAAATTTGAAATAAAATCCGCAAGACTTGAGGGGAGGAATTTAATTTATGAAATTGAAAAGCTGTAGCTGTGGAAGCAGGGAATTCCTTGTTATCTCTGAAAAAATATACGAAGGATACATTCAACGTGGAATTCTTGAATGTGCTCCGGATAATGAGGCGGTTGTGGAAATAAAATGTAAAGCGTGTCAAAAGATCTATAAGGAAAGAAAGTTTAAGGGAATTAACTACTGATGGGCAAAAGCGACGAGAAAGTTCTCAAGGAAGTACTGAAATTTTTTAATACGATCTTCGTTTTGAAAAGAAAAAACAAGAATTATTTTTATGCTGAATACAAAACCGAATGGTTAAAAAAGCTAAATCTTTTGCCCAATGATCCCGATGAAGCAAAATCTTCTAGGACAACAAAAAAACTGCAGGAGTTTCTCACAAACAAATTCGGAGACCACGTCAAAATAGAAGCGCCCGTTGCCGAGGGAATGACCCTAAGGTTTGCAACTGGAAATGTTGATTCCGAGAGCGTTCATATTGATTCAAATAAACTGCAATGTTTTGATGTGCTTGACGTTGAAACTGGGACAGCGTTTGAAATAAGTCTTGCAGACGCCTTTGCAGAGTTTTTCAAAGACGTGCTTAAGGCGTTGCTAGATTCAAGAGTAAAAAAACTCTACATTTGCATGAGAAATCACAATTACAAGGGTGCTGGAAAGAGTGGTTATATCAAGGTAAGAGATTCTGCGATGGTTCAACAGTATATTAGCTTAGCTAAACTATACAAGCTCGACATACTTTTAATCGACTTATTTCCAAAATGCAATAAACACAAACCGAATAAGAGGTGAGTTATAACCCAGCCCTTCATCACCGCCGCTCTATTCGGCTCAAGGGTTACAATTATGCGAATACGGGGGCGTATTTTGTCACGATTTGCACGCAGGGGCGGGAGGGTTTGTTCGGGGAAATAAAAAACGGGGAGATGGAATTAAATCCGGCGGGACGGATGGTAACCGCATATTGGACGGATTTGTCCAAAAGATTTTCGGGGGTCGAAACCGATGAATTCGCCGTAATGCCCAATCATTTCCACGGCATAATTGTTCTTGTAGGGGCAGACCGGCGTGTCTGCCCGGATGGGGTGGGTGGACGGGAATTAAAAGCGGGCGGACACATCGGTCCGCCCCTACAAAAAATCCTGCAATGGTTCAAAACGATGACGACCAACGAATATCTAAAAAATGTTAAGAACAAAAATTGGCCGCCGTTTCCCGGGCGGTTGTGGCAACGGAATTATTACGAGCACATCATCCGTGATGAAGATTCGTTGAACAAAATCCGGGAATACATCATCCAAAATCCGGCGCGGTGGGAATATGACATGGAAAATACCGCCGGTAAACCGGATGGGGCGGAACAGGATTTTTGGAAGGTTTTCGGGTAGAAACAAAAATAGGGCACGCAGCAGCGTGCCCCTACGAAATATTACAATTTTACAATATTCTTGAACTTCTTGGAGAGATTGCCCATCGCGGAGAGGGGGGAAAGGCGACCTAACCCCTGGCCCCTTCCCGATGCGGGAAGGGGTGGGCGAGGCATGCCTCGCCCCTACAAATGCAAAGGCAAAAACGGGCAGGCACGGAGGCCAGCCCCTACGACAACCCCCTATAGTCCCCCTTAAGACAGAAAGACGGGCAGACACAAGGCCCGCCCCTACAAATACATTACAATTTTACAATATTCTTAAACTTCTTGGAGAGATGGCCCATCGCGTTGCGGGTGTCGAAGATTAACCGGGCCTGCGCGGCGAGCGCGGGATAGTCGTAGGCGGAGTGGTTGGTCAGGATTACCACCAAGTCGGCTTTTTTCACCCGGTCGGGGGTGAGCGGGACGGAGCGCATATGCAAATCGTCCAAGGCGACTTTGGGGACGTGGGGGTCGTTGTAGGAAACGACGGCTTTGGCTTTGTCCAAAAGCTTTAAGACGTCCAAAGCCGGGGATTCCCGCAGGTCCTGGATATCTTTTTTGTAGGCCACCCCCAGAACGAGGATGCGGGCGCCTTTGAGCGGTTTTTTGTGGTCGTTCAAGA
This region of Verrucomicrobiia bacterium genomic DNA includes:
- a CDS encoding transposase is translated as MSYNPALHHRRSIRLKGYNYANTGAYFVTICTQGREGLFGEIKNGEMELNPAGRMVTAYWTDLSKRFSGVETDEFAVMPNHFHGIIVLVGADRRVCPDGVGGRELKAGGHIGPPLQKILQWFKTMTTNEYLKNVKNKNWPPFPGRLWQRNYYEHIIRDEDSLNKIREYIIQNPARWEYDMENTAGKPDGAEQDFWKVFG